The genomic stretch CCCTGCAAGTCGTAAAAGCGCAGCAGCAGGTTCGCCAGGGTCGATTTTCCCGCCCCGGAGCGGCCAATCAGGCCTATTTTCTCGCCGGGCTTGATGGTGAGGCTCAGCCCATCGAACACGTTTTTGCTCTCCCCTTTTGCTTGGGCATACTGGAAGCGCAGTGTGTCGAAGACGATCTCGCCGTTGGGCACGGTCAGCGCTTTGGCGTTGGGCGCGTCTTTCACCGTCGGCTCCTGGGCGATGGTGTTCATGCCATCCTGCACCGTGCCGATGTTTTCAAACAGCCCGGCCACTTCCCATAAAATCCAGTCGGACATGAAGCGGATCCGCATCACCAGGGCAATGGCGATGGCCAGCACACCCAGAGAGATCGCCTCCATGTACCACGCTGCAATCGCCATGCCTGCCGTGCCGACCAGCAGCAGCGTATTAAGCAGCGTCAAGCAGACGCTCATCACCGTGACCAAACGCATCTGGCGATGCACGGTGACCATAAAGCCCTCCATAGCATCTTTGGCGTAGCGCTCTTCGCGCTGAGTGTCGGCAAATAGCTTGATAGTCTGGATATTGCTGTAGCTATCCACCACGCGACCGGTCATTTGCGCGCGCGCATCCGCCTGGGCCATGGAAACATCCCGCAGGCGCGGTACGAAAAAGCGCATGATCCCCAAGTAACCGATCAGCCAAAGCCCTAGCGGCAGCAGCAGCCATGGATCGGCGCGGCCTAGCAAGATGGCCGCCCCTGTAAAATAGACGATGGCGTAGACCAGCAGACCCATCACTTTCGTGACGGTTTCCCGCACGGCCAGCGCAGTTTGCATCACTTTTTGCGATACCCGCCCGGCAAACTCATCCTGATAGAATGCCAGGCTCTGGCTGAGCATATGGCGATGAGAGAGCCAGCGGCCAATCATCGGGTAGTTACCAAAAATGCTCTGGTGAGTGACCAGCGACTGCAGCAGCACCAATAGCGGCAGGCCCACTACCACTAACAAACCAAGGCCCGCCAGCCACAGCCCGTGGTTGGCCCAAAAATCGGCGCGCTCAACGCCGCCCAGCCAATCCACCAAATCGCCCATATAGCTAAAGAACACCACCTCTGCAGCAGACACTACCGCCGTTATCAGCGACATCACTAACAGCCACGGCCATACCGGGCGGGAAAAGTGCCAAATGAAAGGCAACAGCCCTTTGGGCGGTGTGGTGACCTCACCCTCTGGATAAGGGTTGACGCGCTCCTCAAAGAAACGGAACAGCGGCGAGAGCAGACGTGACAGCATGGAAAGTCCTTACAAGACGCGATAAAAGGGAGTACAGCGTAGGAATGTTTACATAATGATCGCGATGTCAGGCGTCAGGATGATGACGCATTAACCAGCGGGCCCAGAAGGGAGCGACAATCATCAGGGTGACCATCCGCAGCAGGTGATGAAACGCCACGAACACGGGATCGATGTTGAGCGCGACGGCAAGTATCGCCATTTCGCCAATACCGCCAGGGGCCAGCGCCAAAAGCGCCACATCGCGCCCCACACCCACGGTTTGGTGGATCAGTTCGGCAAACACGGCCAGCACGATGAGGGCCAACAGCGTCGCCACTCCGGATTGCCAAAGATAGCGCCCCAAGAGCCGCCGCGTCATGCCTTGAAAGCGCGAACCAATGGCGCTGCCCAGCACCCAGAGCATCAGGTTCATACCCCAGCTTGGCAAGGCGAGGCTAGCAATATCCAGCCCGGAGAGTAGCGCGGTGGCTAACAAGGGAGCGAGCAGCGCGGGGCTTGGCAGGCGTAGCCATTTCCCTAGCGGCAGCAACAGTGGAATAGCCAGCAACAACCAGCCATCGGTGAGTGCTGATTCTGCCGGGCCCAGCGTGCCTTCTCCCCCTTCGAATGCCCAAAACAGCGGCGGTAGAAAGAGGATCACCAGCACGATACGCAGCGACTGGGCAATGGCAATGCGCTGCGGGTCGCCACCGCATCGCTCACCCAGTAGGATCATCGCGGTCATGGCGCCCGGCGAGGCACCAAACCAGGCGCTGACAGGGTCGAAACCACAGCGGCGGTACCAGGCAGACGCCACGGCGGTTGACGCCGCGACCCCCGCCAACAGCAGCATGGCCGAAACGGGCCAATCCAGCACCCGGTGGGCCAGCTCAGGCGTGACTTGGCTGCCGAGGACCATGCCCATCACCGCTAAAAACACGCTGCGCAGCGATTCAGGCACTTCAACCTTCACGCCTTTGGCAGACACCAGCAGGTTCGCCACCAAGGGGCCAAGCATCCAGGCCAGCGGCAGCCCCGTAATGTGAAACAGCACACCACCTGCTGCGCCAACACTGAGCGATAAGACAAGCGCCTTGGCTCTCCCTGCACTGAAACGGCTGCCCTTCACACTCCCCTCCGGTGATCTTTCGGCTATGCGATATGGCAGAGTCGTTTCATCCAACTACTTACTCTGCTAAGCGTTGCCTCAGTTTATCACTATTGGGGTCAATCCTCGTCGTCGTCATCACGCATTCTCGCTTGGCGCTCTGCCTCTTCTTCTTTGGCGTCGTCGATGACTTCCATCAGCTCATCCACGTTGGCGATGTGGCTATCAAACTCGAAGTGGCCGGTGAGTTTGCTATCGGGGTGCAGCTCGCCCGCTTCATACAGCGCCCACATCTCCTTGCCGTAGTGAGTAGTGAGCAGCTCGGGAGCAAAGCGACCAAAATAAGCGCGCATGTTATCGACATCGCGCTCCAGCATGGCGGCGGCGCTGTTATTACCGGCCGCGTCGACCGCTTGGGGCAAGTCGATAATGACCGGGCCATCGGCATCGACGAGCACGTTGAACTCAGAAAGGTCACCGTGAATCAGACCAGCGCAAAGCATTTTCACCACGTCTTGAATCACTTTGGCGTGATAGCGCAGCGCCTGCTCTTCGGTCAGGGTGACATCGTCCAAGCGCGGTGCCACGTCGCCTTCGGCATCGGTGATCATCTCCATCAGCAGCACGCCATCCACGAAACCGTACGGCTTAGGTACGCGCACATCGGCGGCAGCTAGGCGGTACAGCGCGTCCACCTCGGCGGTGAGCCACGCCTGCTCCTGCTCTTTCTGGCCGTAGCGAGTTTTCTTGGCCATGGCACGGGCCCGGCGGCTGTTGCGCTCTTTACGCCCCTCTTGGTACTGCACCGCCTGTTTGAAACTGCGTTGCTTGGCCTCTTTGAAGACTTTGGCACAGCGCGTGTCGTCGCCGCAGCGCACCACATACACCTGCGCTTCCTTGCCGCTCATCAACTGCATCAGCACCTCATCGATCAGGCCATCATCGACCAAGGGCTGTAATCGTTTGGGTGTTTTCATAGCTTGCTGCGAAGGCTCCTTCTGGTAACGACCCCGTCGTGGGGGTCGTCAATGGCGAATGCGTCGCACGCGGAAAGCGCGCCCTTTGAGTTTATCCCGCTCCAGCTTGGCCTGAGCTTTCTGGACGACGCTGCGCTCGACCGCGACGTATGCACTTCGGGCCAGCACTTTGATTTTGCCCACCTGATCCCCGCGCAAGCCGCCTTCGCTGGTCAATGCTCCCAGAATATCGCCTGGGCGCAGCTTATCCTTTTTACCACCCGCCAACTGTAGCGTAGCCATGGGAGCCTCGAACGGTGTGCCGTTAGCCGCTGTCGGCAGCGGCTCGGTCGAAAGCGGCTCGCCCAACAGCTCAGCGAGGCGTTCGAGTCGATAATCTTCCTGCGGTGTCACCAGGGTACAGGCGATACCGCTGGCCCCGGCGCGCCCCGTTCGGCCTACCCGATGAACGTGGACGTCCAGCTCGCGGGCGATTTGGTAATTGAAGACGGCGTCCAGCTGGGCAATGTCCAGCCCGCGGGCGGCGACATCGGTGGCGACCAAAATCGATGCGCTCTGGTTGGCAAACAGCACCAGCAGCCGGTCGCGGTCTTTCTGCTCGAGATCGCCGTGCAAAGCGACGGCGCTGAAGCCCGCGTCGACCAAACCATCGGCTACCGCCTGGGTTTCTCGCTTGGTGTTACAGAACACCACGCTGGTGGTAGGCCGCGTGGCGAGCAGCAGCTCGGTCAATGCAGCAAAACGGTCGTCGTCATGAGACACACGGTAAAAGTGCTGCTCGATGGTCGTCGCGTCATGGGTCTCTGCGACTTTAACGCTGACCGGATCGCGCATGACGCCACGCGTCATGGCTGCGAGACCGCCGGAGGCCTGCTCATCAGGGAATGTCGCGCTAAAAAGCAGCGTTTGGCGATCGGCAGGCGTATCGGCAATGATATCGTCGATGGTGACCTGAAAACCCATGTCTAGCATGCGGTCCGCTTCATCCAGCACCAGCGTGGTGAGTGACCCAAGGGTGAGCGAACCCTTGCGCAGATGCTCATCCACCCGGCCCGGCGTGCCCACCACGATGTGGGCGCCGTGCTCCAGCGATGCGAGCTGCGGGCCAAACGGGGCGCCGCCGCAGAGTGTGAGCACTTTCACGTTGGGCATTCCACGGGCTAGACGGCGCAGCTCTTCCGCCACTTGGTCGGCCAGTTCACGGGTGGGACACAGGACCAAACCCTGGACGCTAAACGCCTCGAGGCGCAACTGGGAAAGAATCGCCAAGCCAAAGGCGGCGGTCTTGCCTGACCCCGTTTTGGCTTGCGCCATCACATCGCGTCCCACCAGCATGGGTGGCAGGCTTTGTGCTTGAACGGGCGTCATCGCGTGATAGCCCAGGGAGTCGAGCGTGCTCAGCAGCGCGGGCGAGAGGGCAAGAGAGGCAAACGAGGTATCTGACACGAAAAATTCCTGAAGGGGGCGTGATGCCCAGCAAACCGATAATGTGAAGCACCATACCAGAAAGTGCCACCCCCTGCTTTGCCACGCGCTGATCCTGACGCGTCGTGCCTACGCAGAGAGCGCTGCGAATCGCCCTTGGCTGAGTGCGGCAAGGTCCTCCGGCGAGAGCTCGATTTCCAACCCACGCCGCCCGGCGCTCACGTATAGCGTCGACCACGCCTGCGCCGAGGCATCGATAAAGGTAGGCAGGCGCTTTTTTTGGCCCAGCGGGCTCACACCGCCCAGCACGTAGCCGGTGGTACGCTCGACGACATCCGGTGCGGCCATCACGGCCTTTTTAGCGCCAGCGGCTTTGGCGATCTGCTTCAGCCCCAACTGGCTATTCACGGGGACGATACCAACGGCCAACTGCTTGCCATCCAAGCTAACGACGAGGGTTTTGAACACTTGCTCGGCCGTCACGCCAAGTTTGTCCGCCGCTTCCAGCCCGTAGGACGGGGCGGCGGCATCGTGCTGATACTCATGGAGTTGAAACGCAATACCTGCATGCCTTGCGCTGTTAATCGCCGGTGTCATGGAGTTCTCTTAAGTTAAACGCGTCAGCCTATCTGAAAACATCACTTCCCACTGCTAGGCTTAATAGCGTGAGCACCTCATGGAAGTCAACTGACAGGAGTCGTTAAATGAAAGCCACCTCTAAAGCACAGCAGAAAGCCGCTGGCGCGGCCCTTTCCGCCAAACGCGGTGAGACCAAGCCAAGCGAGCTATATGACGCTTCGAAAGAGATGTATGACTCGATGAGCGAAGAGGAGTTGGAAGAGATGGCGGGTACCCAGCGTAAGGGCAAACCGCAAAAGAAAGAGGACGATTGATCGATGCTGCGCCAGCGGCTTGCGCTGGCGCAGCTTGCGTGAACCTATGTCAGCCAATTATTGGCAAGGCACCACGCGGCGCAGCGTATCTTTCGCCCACAGCGTTTGGCCATCCGGCGTGCGGCCATGTTCGTTCCAACGCTCGGTGGTTTCCAGGCAGAACGAACCGGCGTTTTCGGTACGCGGGTCCGCGCTGACGGGGCGCTCTCCGCCGATCCGCATGACGTCCGGATTTTCAGTGGTGTAACGTGGGGCAATGGTAGAACTTGCGCAGCCAGCCACCAAAGCGGTGACCAGCAGCACGGGCAAACAGCGGCGCAGTGGCATGTTTTTGCAACCCTCAAAAGTGCAGTGTTAGGCCG from Halomonas meridiana encodes the following:
- a CDS encoding ABC transporter ATP-binding protein → MLSRLLSPLFRFFEERVNPYPEGEVTTPPKGLLPFIWHFSRPVWPWLLVMSLITAVVSAAEVVFFSYMGDLVDWLGGVERADFWANHGLWLAGLGLLVVVGLPLLVLLQSLVTHQSIFGNYPMIGRWLSHRHMLSQSLAFYQDEFAGRVSQKVMQTALAVRETVTKVMGLLVYAIVYFTGAAILLGRADPWLLLPLGLWLIGYLGIMRFFVPRLRDVSMAQADARAQMTGRVVDSYSNIQTIKLFADTQREERYAKDAMEGFMVTVHRQMRLVTVMSVCLTLLNTLLLVGTAGMAIAAWYMEAISLGVLAIAIALVMRIRFMSDWILWEVAGLFENIGTVQDGMNTIAQEPTVKDAPNAKALTVPNGEIVFDTLRFQYAQAKGESKNVFDGLSLTIKPGEKIGLIGRSGAGKSTLANLLLRFYDLQGGRILIDGQNIAEVTQTSLRHQIGMVTQDTSLLHRSLRDNIRYGSPNASDADVWQAVCRAHADTFINDLVDPKGRRGLDAHVGERGVKLSGGQRQRIAIARVLLKDAPILVLDEATSALDSEVEAAIQEQLDALMEGKTVIAIAHRLSTIAMLDRLIVVDEGRMVESGTHQELLARNGIYAGLWQRQSGGFLGNDLDPDDNAPI
- a CDS encoding AbrB family transcriptional regulator; the encoded protein is MKGSRFSAGRAKALVLSLSVGAAGGVLFHITGLPLAWMLGPLVANLLVSAKGVKVEVPESLRSVFLAVMGMVLGSQVTPELAHRVLDWPVSAMLLLAGVAASTAVASAWYRRCGFDPVSAWFGASPGAMTAMILLGERCGGDPQRIAIAQSLRIVLVILFLPPLFWAFEGGEGTLGPAESALTDGWLLLAIPLLLPLGKWLRLPSPALLAPLLATALLSGLDIASLALPSWGMNLMLWVLGSAIGSRFQGMTRRLLGRYLWQSGVATLLALIVLAVFAELIHQTVGVGRDVALLALAPGGIGEMAILAVALNIDPVFVAFHHLLRMVTLMIVAPFWARWLMRHHPDA
- a CDS encoding PA4780 family RIO1-like protein kinase translates to MKTPKRLQPLVDDGLIDEVLMQLMSGKEAQVYVVRCGDDTRCAKVFKEAKQRSFKQAVQYQEGRKERNSRRARAMAKKTRYGQKEQEQAWLTAEVDALYRLAAADVRVPKPYGFVDGVLLMEMITDAEGDVAPRLDDVTLTEEQALRYHAKVIQDVVKMLCAGLIHGDLSEFNVLVDADGPVIIDLPQAVDAAGNNSAAAMLERDVDNMRAYFGRFAPELLTTHYGKEMWALYEAGELHPDSKLTGHFEFDSHIANVDELMEVIDDAKEEEAERQARMRDDDDED
- the dbpA gene encoding ATP-dependent RNA helicase DbpA: MSDTSFASLALSPALLSTLDSLGYHAMTPVQAQSLPPMLVGRDVMAQAKTGSGKTAAFGLAILSQLRLEAFSVQGLVLCPTRELADQVAEELRRLARGMPNVKVLTLCGGAPFGPQLASLEHGAHIVVGTPGRVDEHLRKGSLTLGSLTTLVLDEADRMLDMGFQVTIDDIIADTPADRQTLLFSATFPDEQASGGLAAMTRGVMRDPVSVKVAETHDATTIEQHFYRVSHDDDRFAALTELLLATRPTTSVVFCNTKRETQAVADGLVDAGFSAVALHGDLEQKDRDRLLVLFANQSASILVATDVAARGLDIAQLDAVFNYQIARELDVHVHRVGRTGRAGASGIACTLVTPQEDYRLERLAELLGEPLSTEPLPTAANGTPFEAPMATLQLAGGKKDKLRPGDILGALTSEGGLRGDQVGKIKVLARSAYVAVERSVVQKAQAKLERDKLKGRAFRVRRIRH
- the ybaK gene encoding Cys-tRNA(Pro) deacylase, which produces MTPAINSARHAGIAFQLHEYQHDAAAPSYGLEAADKLGVTAEQVFKTLVVSLDGKQLAVGIVPVNSQLGLKQIAKAAGAKKAVMAAPDVVERTTGYVLGGVSPLGQKKRLPTFIDASAQAWSTLYVSAGRRGLEIELSPEDLAALSQGRFAALSA
- a CDS encoding DUF3008 family protein, with product MKATSKAQQKAAGAALSAKRGETKPSELYDASKEMYDSMSEEELEEMAGTQRKGKPQKKEDD